In Xanthocytophaga agilis, the following are encoded in one genomic region:
- a CDS encoding DUF2911 domain-containing protein, whose protein sequence is MKKSILLTFAFALASILAFGQNPPKSPRITSESKFIKVSYGQPSKRGRTIFGPNGIEPFGKVWRTGANQATEITFTKDGKFGGTPVKAGTYTLFTIPEEKEWTVLLNSQLGQFGAFEYDKYKDKNVLEVKVPVKKLSSPVEKFTITPSDKDLKIEWDQTSVVVPVSF, encoded by the coding sequence ATGAAAAAATCAATTCTGCTTACATTCGCATTTGCCCTGGCATCTATTCTTGCTTTTGGCCAAAATCCTCCTAAAAGCCCACGTATTACATCTGAAAGTAAATTTATTAAAGTTTCCTATGGACAGCCTTCTAAAAGAGGCCGGACTATTTTCGGACCTAATGGCATTGAACCTTTTGGAAAAGTATGGCGTACAGGTGCGAACCAAGCTACTGAAATTACATTTACAAAAGACGGAAAATTCGGCGGAACTCCTGTAAAAGCTGGAACCTATACACTATTTACTATTCCGGAAGAAAAAGAATGGACTGTATTGTTGAATAGCCAGTTAGGTCAGTTTGGAGCATTTGAATATGATAAATATAAGGATAAGAACGTATTGGAAGTAAAAGTACCAGTGAAAAAACTTTCTTCTCCAGTAGAAAAATTCACTATTACACCAAGTGATAAAGATCTGAAAATCGAATGGGACCAGACAAGCGTTGTTGTGCCTGTAAGCTTCTAA
- a CDS encoding MBL fold metallo-hydrolase produces the protein MVITLLGTGTSQGVPVIGCDCEVCRSVDFRDKRLRTSVHIQTDDLSLVIDTGPDFRQQMLRERINTLDAVLFTHEHKDHTAGLDDIRAYNFRQNRDMPVYGQQRVLDSLQRDFAYAFAEFKYPGIPQIQLHTIDEHPFSIQNTTIIPIDVLHYKLPVLGFRIGDFSYITDANYISETEMEKLKGSRVIVFDALQQEPHLSHFTLNEAVEILTRLQPEEAYLTHISHRMGLHSTINKMLPPFIRMGYDGMKIRMNKKIPV, from the coding sequence ATGGTTATTACCCTACTCGGCACAGGTACTTCACAAGGCGTTCCGGTAATAGGCTGTGATTGTGAAGTTTGCCGTTCAGTTGACTTTCGAGACAAAAGACTTCGTACTTCCGTACATATACAAACAGATGATCTGAGCCTTGTCATTGATACCGGTCCGGACTTTCGTCAACAAATGCTTCGGGAAAGAATCAATACACTGGATGCCGTATTGTTTACCCATGAGCATAAAGATCACACAGCCGGCCTGGATGATATACGAGCATATAACTTCCGTCAGAACCGGGATATGCCCGTGTATGGTCAACAACGTGTACTGGACTCCCTGCAACGTGATTTTGCCTATGCATTTGCCGAATTCAAATATCCGGGTATTCCACAGATTCAACTTCATACAATTGACGAACATCCTTTTTCTATACAAAATACCACGATCATTCCCATTGATGTACTTCATTACAAATTACCAGTTCTGGGCTTTCGAATAGGTGATTTTTCTTATATTACAGATGCCAACTACATTTCAGAAACAGAGATGGAAAAGTTAAAAGGCTCCAGAGTAATTGTATTTGATGCCCTGCAACAAGAGCCACATCTTTCCCATTTTACGTTGAATGAAGCAGTCGAAATCCTTACAAGATTACAACCAGAAGAGGCGTACCTCACTCATATTAGCCATCGAATGGGACTGCATTCCACAATTAATAAAATGCTGCCACCATTTATTCGAATGGGCTATGATGGAATGAAAATCAGAATGAACAAGAAAATACCTGTATAG
- a CDS encoding response regulator, with amino-acid sequence MADSKKVLIAEDSSVIQNLTKKILEQQGCAISSVKNGEQVLSALEKENFDIILLDINMPVMDGMECARQVRALPDPVKANIPLVAITGNAKNYTMEEFQAVGINEYLPKPLNFDQLVEVVKKLTNKA; translated from the coding sequence ATGGCAGACAGCAAAAAAGTACTCATTGCCGAAGATAGTTCGGTTATTCAAAATCTAACCAAAAAAATTCTTGAACAGCAAGGATGTGCTATCTCTTCTGTAAAAAATGGAGAACAAGTACTAAGCGCACTTGAAAAAGAAAACTTTGACATTATTCTATTAGATATCAATATGCCTGTTATGGATGGTATGGAGTGTGCAAGACAGGTAAGAGCATTGCCTGATCCGGTAAAAGCCAATATACCATTGGTTGCTATTACAGGAAATGCAAAAAACTATACAATGGAAGAGTTCCAGGCAGTAGGAATCAATGAATATCTACCTAAGCCTTTAAACTTTGATCAGTTGGTGGAAGTTGTAAAAAAGCTCACCAATAAGGCCTGA